Proteins encoded by one window of Candidatus Hydrogenedentota bacterium:
- a CDS encoding ABC transporter ATP-binding protein: MAIIELTDVEVSYGAVKALQGVTCAVQGGAVGLLGPNGAGKSTLLKTLLGFIRADAGEAALFGFKLPEQALEARQRLGYMPERDVVGRKVSAVSFLTYCGCLFGMKRTDAMERAHEVLNYVGVGESRYRKMQTYSTGMCQRIKFAQALVHDPKLLLLDEPTNGLDPEGRIEMLQLIKELVHKRGVTVLLSSHLLPDVEHVCDHVLVIHKGRIVREGSIGDLTTARENLFEIRVRENKEAFRQALEQAGCTLQTHPNGNLLVEKPAAMNPRLFFEIAQQKKTQVRHFVPVRHRLEEVFMQAIGRR, from the coding sequence ATGGCCATTATTGAACTGACTGACGTGGAAGTTTCGTACGGCGCGGTCAAGGCGCTGCAGGGCGTGACGTGCGCCGTGCAGGGCGGCGCCGTGGGACTGCTCGGCCCCAACGGCGCAGGAAAAAGCACCCTCCTCAAGACACTGCTGGGATTCATCCGCGCCGATGCAGGAGAAGCCGCGCTCTTCGGCTTCAAACTCCCTGAACAGGCATTAGAGGCGCGTCAGCGGCTCGGGTATATGCCGGAACGGGACGTCGTCGGCCGCAAGGTGAGCGCGGTGTCCTTTCTGACGTACTGCGGGTGCTTGTTCGGCATGAAACGAACCGACGCCATGGAGCGCGCCCACGAGGTGCTCAATTACGTGGGCGTGGGCGAAAGCCGTTACCGGAAGATGCAGACCTACTCGACGGGAATGTGCCAGCGGATCAAATTTGCCCAGGCCCTCGTGCATGATCCCAAGCTGCTGCTCCTCGATGAACCCACCAACGGACTCGACCCGGAAGGCCGCATCGAGATGCTCCAGCTGATCAAGGAACTGGTGCACAAGCGAGGCGTAACGGTGCTCCTGTCGTCGCACCTCCTTCCCGACGTGGAACACGTGTGCGACCACGTCCTGGTGATCCACAAGGGCCGGATTGTGCGCGAAGGGAGTATCGGCGATCTCACGACAGCCCGCGAGAACCTGTTCGAGATCCGGGTGCGTGAAAACAAAGAGGCGTTTCGACAAGCCCTGGAGCAAGCGGGCTGCACGCTGCAGACCCACCCCAACGGCAACCTTCTCGTCGAGAAACCGGCGGCCATGAACCCCCGGCTATTCTTCGAGATCGCTCAGCAGAAGAAAACCCAGGTGCGGCACTTCGTCCCCGTGCGGCATCGCTTGGAGGAAGTGTTCATGCAGGCCATCGGGAGACGCTAA